The Candidatus Acidiferrales bacterium genome contains the following window.
CATGGCTCACCGGCGGCTGATCTTCGAGGAGTTTTTTCAATACCAGGTCGGTCTGGCGCTCAGGCGACGCAAGGTACAGGCCTCGCCGGGCATCGCTTTTCGCGTGCGAGAAGATTCGATCCGCGAAGCGGTGAAGCGAATCCTGCCCTTCAAACCCACGGCCGCCCAAAAACGGGTGCTCGGCGAGATGGTGGCGGACATGGAGCGGCCCCATCCCATGAACCGGCTCCTGCAAGGCGATGTTGGTTCGGGCAAGACCATCGTGGCGCTGGAGGCAGCCGTCATCGCGTTCGAGAACGGCTACCAGGTCGCGCTCATGGCCCCCACCGAAATTCTGGCCGTGCAACATTTCCTGTACACGCGCAACCTCGTTCGTTCCTCCGGCTATCGAGTGGAGCTGCTGATCAGCGGCATGCCGGCCAACCAGAAAAAGGAGGCGAAGACAGCGGTGGCGGGCGGTGGGGCTCATCTCGTCATCGGGACGCACGCCCTGATCGAGGAGGATGTCCGCTTTGCCCGGCTCGGTTTGGTAATCATCGACGAGCAACATCGCTTCGGCGTTCTTCAGCGGAAAAAGCTCATGGAAAAAGGCGGCTTGCCGAAAGCGGCGCCCGACGTGCTGGTGATGACCGCCACGCCGATACCGCGCACGCTGGCCTTGACGCTCTTCGGCGACCTCGACATCTCGGTCATTGACGAAATGCCGCCCGGGCGAATGCCCATCGAAACGAAATGGCTCGGCGAGGATCGAACCCACGCTGTCTGGGAGGTTGTCCGCGGCGAAGTGGCTGCCGGCCGGCAAGCCTATATCGTCTATCCCGTCATCGAAGAATCGAAACGAGAGCTGAAAGCGGCCGTCAAACAGTTTGAAATTCTCTCTCGCCAGACCTTCCCTGACCTGCGCGTTGCCCTGCTGCATGGGCAAATGGCCAGCGAGGAAAAAGAAACGGTGATGGAGCGTTTTCGCCAAGGGGAGATTCAGATTCTTGTTTCCACGAGCGTGATCGAGGTGGGAGTGGACGTGCCCAACGCCAGCGTCATGGTCATCGAGCACGCTGAGAATTTCGGCCTCGCCCAGCTCCATCAATTGCGGGGGAGGATCGGCCGCGGCAGCCAGCGCTCCGTTTGCATCCTGGTCTCGCCTGACCGGATCACCGACGAGGCTCGGGAGAGGCTTGAAACCATGGTGCGCACCACCGACGGCTTTGCAATTGCCGAAGTGGATTTGAAGCTGCGCGGCCCCGGCGAGTTCTTCGGCACGCGCCAGTCCGGCCTCGTCAGTTTTCGCATCGCTAACCCCATCCGCGATCACGACTGGCTCGAACTTGCCCGGCGGGAGGCCTTCGACTGGGTGGCCGACCCGGTGGCGGTCGCGGAAGTGGAAACGCTCCGACAATTTCTGGCCAGCCGATGGAAAAGACGCTATGCCCTGGCCGAAGTCCTCTGAAGGCTTCCCTCGCTTCCTCCCTGAGTTCAACCCCCCAGGTGGGTCTGCCTGCTGGAATGGTTGACGCTTATGGGCAGTTCCCGAGCCCGGCGCGATGATGAATGCAACTCGGTTTGGCAGCTACTAAGGGAGGAAACTAACCCCGTGGGGCAAGGTCACTTCTCGCTCGCTTGGGAGAACTAAGGCGGAACGGCACTAGACGACGAGGCCCCGGACAGCGAGCTGTTCCATCTCGTGGAGGCTCTGGGTGTCGTCAGGATAAGTGGTGACGCGGATGCGGATGCGGGCGGAGAGTTTCATGAGGCGCTCGTCGGTGGCGATCGTTTCGCCCAGGCTGGCAGCCGCGTGCTCGGCGGCATCGCGCGGGCAGCCCAGATGCAGCGTGCAAAAGACTCCCTCCGCGCGACGATAGAGCGCTTCTCCCTCCTTCAAATCTCGGATGAGCAACTCAGCCGCTTGACCCCAGGCTTCCGACTTCAACTCTTCGGGAGCGTTCGCCGGCATTTCGATTTTGAAAGCGACGACAGAGATAGGCTGCCCCGCGGCGGTGGCTCGTCTGAGGTCCATAGCCAGCCGGTCGTTGAACTGCTCCTCGCCGGGCAGCGATGCCAGCACCGTTTTGCTTGCTTGAAGGATGACGGCTAGGTTTCTGGCTTCCGACTCAATCAGGCGACGGCGCAGTTTCTTGATCTTTCCCTGGCGCTCGATGAGGTAGGCGTTGAAAAGAAGCGTGAGAACGACAAGGCCGAGGAAGGCCTTCTGGGTGCGGTCGGCCTGGCCCGAGCGCAGCATGGGCCACGCCGTCAGCAGCAGCCCGGCCGCCAGCACTGTAATCATGATGATGGCCAGAATCCAGAGTTGTCCCTCGCGCCTTTCGAGCGCCTCCAGCTTTGCTTCTTCCCTTCCTGGCATCCCACACTTCCTCAACCCATTCTAGCAAAACTGCGCCCCGAACCTATCCACTCTTTGGGCACAAGAGGCCCCGCGCCGGGCCGGGGCATTAAGCCAGGCGCAAGCTTTGCTGGTTCACGACAAAGCAATTGCCGCCTTTACCCTTAGCCGCATAGAGAGCCTGGTCAGCCGCCCCCTGAAGCTCCTGAGTTGTTTGCCCGTCATCAGGATAGGTGGCGATCCCGATGCTCACGGACAGCGAATCGTTCGAAGAGATCCTTTGCCGGGCAATGGCCTTCAGGATGCGCTCGGCCAGGATCACCGCCGTGGACGGGGGACAACCGCCCAGCAAGATAGCGAACTCGTCTCCGCCCAGCCGGGCAATGGTGTCACTCCGCCGCGTGGTTCTCGTCAAAACGGCGGCTACCGCCCGGATGGCTTCGTCGCCAACCGGGTGCCCGCGCGTATCGTTGATCCTCTTCAAATCGTCCATGTCCACCATCAGCAGGCAGCAAGGCGTCCCCGACCGCTGACAACTGGCCAGCTCTTGTTCCAACCGCTCCGCAAAAAAGCGCCGGTTATAACACCCGGTGAGGGTGTCGGTGAGGGCCTGTGTTTCGAGCTCCTTCTTTTGTTGGAGGCTCTCCGTCACGTCGCGACCGACTCCACGGATCAGGCCGGGAACAGTTCCCTCTTCCTCAATCGAGAGGACTAACTCGAAGATCCTTGGCTGCCCGGCAGCATTGTTCAGTTCCACAATCAAATTGGATATCTTTATGTTGCCAAGCTGCTTGAAGGCGAGGGTTAGTCCGGCCGCCGCGCCGGGCCGGATGAGTTGCGACCACTGGCGGCCGACAATCTCCCCTGCCGGCCGGCCCAGGAAGCGGCAACCGGCCCGGTTCATCGAAACTAACGTGCCGTCAGCGCTGCAACTGAAGATGATGTCGGAAGCATTCTCGACCAGTTCGCGATAGTGCTTCTCCGAATCCTCGAGCTGCTTTCGCAGGCGGGTGACCTCGGTGACGTCTCGAGCTACGCCCCGCACGCCCACTGCCACCCCACCTACCTGAATGACCGATTCTTGACATTCGAGGACGACCTGATCGCCCTGCTTGTTGCGAAATGAGATCAGCCCGCGAAGCCGTCTGGCCGAGAGCAGTGCCTTTCGGAAGCTCGAAAATTCGTGGCAAGACTCCGGCCAGAGAAACTCTTCTACAGAGCGGCCGATGATTTCATCGGGCTGGAAGCCGAGCAGCGAGGTAATGGCCGGGTTGGTCATGGTGAAATGACCTTGCATGTCCCGCGAGTAAATCCAATCGTCGCTATATTCGACCACGTCGCGCAGGCGCGCCTGGGAACTTCGCAGCTTGCGATAGACCCGCTCGATCTGCCGGAAAAGCTTTGCGCCCACCCGTTGCACCACAATCTGGCGGCCGCCAATCAGCACCACCACGACCACAAAAATGGCATGCGTCAGGTCCATCCGAAACTTTTCGGCGGCTGCCGGTCCCGGAGAGGAGTATCTCCAAAGCCAGTCGAAGGTGGGGATGGCTGCGACCAGCAGAAAAGCAACCACGGTGCTCACAACGCCCGATTCCATCGAAAAAGGCCTGGGCAGCGGCAATCTAAGTTGTTGAATACTGCGGCGTGAGTGGCGGGCAGCAATGGCATAGCAAAAGAAAGGCGCCATGAGCCCGAGGTCGTAAAGGCTTCCCGTGGCGTAGACATCTCCCGTGATCGCCGCGTTGACGATCACGTTGCCGATGGCATAGGTGACCCCGCCCATCGCGAGCAGCGCAAAGATTGGTTTCCATGGGGTACGCCATGTTTGGAATGCCCGGAACACCAGGAAGACGACCACCAGCACGTTCTTGCCTGCCTGCAGCAAGTCATAGTGGCGAAGGTAGGCAGCCTCATTGCCGCGGGCGATGTAGTGGACGCCCACCGCGTAGAAGTAAAGGTAGAGAGCCGCTCCGAAAACGAGCAGAAAGTCAAAAAGTCTTTGCGGAGAATTCGCGCTGCTTTCTTTTCTTTCCGGCCGCCAGAAGAGCGCCCCGAGCAAAAAAATGGCGTGGAGAAAAGCCGGTATGTCGGTCTCGGGAAAATAGCCGACGTCAGGCTGGTGAAGAAGCAGCTCGCTACCCGCCCAAAACAAGCAGGTCAACAGATAGCAATAGCAGGCGACCGCCCAGAGCGTCCAAAAGACGCGGCCGGCATGACGGTGACGAATCGCCGCCAGCCCGCTCATTTCCAGCGCCAGCACGACCGGGACAATCTGAGCCAGGTTGCCGAACCATGCCAGGAACCGCGTGTGGCCGCGGGCGAAGACGGAAACCAGCAAGAAGAGGCCGCAGTAGGCAGCCGCAAAAATCAACCATTTCCGTTCTGACCGGAAGATGGATTCCGGCGGCAATCGCGACGCGTCGGGATTTTCTGCCTGGCTTGTCTTTTCCACTGCTTCACACCACAACAAACTAATTTTACGGAGAAGCCCCCCGCTCCAACAATGGTACTCCGGTACAGACAGGGGTAAGGAGTATCGGGTTTCATTCTGATACCCGTGCCGGGCTGGAAGCCCGGCGACCCCTGCGGGCGTCCCGTTCCGTCGTGGCGCGATCGCCATAAGCCTTTCCCACGGAGCCATCATGGCCTAACATAGAGGCCTAACATAGGGGCGGCGGGCGGAAGAGTTATGGACAAGTGGGCCGAGCGGCGTAAGCACCACCGGGTCAGACCATCCCAACCCTTTTCCGGTCATATCCGGCCCAAGCAGCCGGTGGCCATCGTGGATTTGAGCCGCAGCGGCGCGCTGCTGGAAACGGCGGCGCGGCTTTCTCCCGGACAGTCCTGCCGCCTGGTGGTGGCGCTGGAAGATCGTCAATTGGACCTGGCGATCGAGGTGGTGCGCAGCCACGTCCATCGCATCCAATCGCTCAAGGACGGCGAGTCGCAGATTCATTACCGTGCCGGCGTGCGCTTTGAACAGCTCGCCGCCGAAGACGTCACTGCCATCATCCAATTCCTGGCCCGGCACGCGGAAGCGCCCGCCACTCTCGCCACCGAGGTTTCTCCTGCGGCCGCGCCCGAAGGCAGCCCACGGTTCAAGAAGCGCAGCTCTCCCCGCGTTCGCACCGCCGGGTTGCACGGCGAGGTTCATCTTGCTTCCGAGGGACGTGTCACCTCAGTCAGCGAGGGAGGGATCGCCATCGCCGTTCCTTCCCCGATCGAAGAGCGCAAAGCCATCGCGCTCATCGTAGAACTCCCTGCCGGCCCGCTGAAGGCGACAGGCACGGTGCGCTATTGCCGCCCACTGCTCCTGCGCGACCCATTCAAGGAGGAATTTGAAGTGGGGATCGCTTTTGATCAACTGAAGCGGGAGCAACTTGAAGCCTTGCGAAAACTTCTGCTCAATGGGGGGGTGTGATGGACGCAGAGCGACGCCGCTTCCCGCGTTTTCCTTTTGTGGCCGATGTCGAAATCTTGGCCGTTGAATCCAAAACCAAATTGCAGGCGCGCCTGAGCGACCTGAGCCTGGATGGTTGCTACCTTGATACCTTGCATCCGCCACCCCTCGGCACCCAGCTCCGCCTGCGCGTCAAGGCGGGAGAAAAATCTTTTGAATGTCTCGGCAAGGTTCGCTTTTGCGCTCCCGGCCTCGGCATGGGCATCGAGTTCGCCAGGATGCCGGCGCAGGATTGGCAGAAGCTGGCAGCGGTAGTGGAAAGCCTGGCCAGCGAACGGCTGGGGTTCGCCGCCAAGGGGAGTTCCTACGAAGAAATGATTGATGGCACGCTGGCGCTGGTCGAAGCGTTGACCGACGTCCTGGAAAAAAAGGGAGTCCTGAGCCGAGAGGAGATTGGCGCCGCCCTGCGCGCCCGCCGCGAAAAACGCCCACCGATCTAGCAGCGGTCACGCCCGGCGGGAGCGGCATTCTCTACGACGGATGCCAGACGTAGCGCCGGCGTCCTCGCCGGCTTGGTTCAGGGCCGCCTGGAAGGCGGCGCTACCCAGCGATTCAACAGCAACGCCGGACCACGGCATATTTCTTCACCAAAAACTTGGCGTAGAACTCCTGCGGTGACGAAGACGGCTGGCCGATGGTTTTGTACAAAGATGAAGTTGAAATCGGAAATTCCGGATGTATTGATAAAGTAATGCTTTTCCCTAAGAAGTGAATCGGGCAAAAATAAGAGTAATCAGTGGGAGGCGCGAATGAGTATTGCCCCGCTGGCGTTAATTGTTTTAGCCGTGCTGGCCGCGGGCTATAGCCTGTACGGTCGGTTTCTGGCCCGGACCGTAGGCTTGAACGCCAACACGCCCACGCCTGCAACCACGGTCAACGACGGCATGGATTTCGTGCCTACGCCTCGTTTCTACCTGCTCGGGCAGCATTTTTCCGCGATTGCCGCCGCTGGACCAATTGCCGGACCCATTCTCGCCTGCCAGCAATTTGGCTGGCTGCCCTCCATATTGTGGATCGGGTTGGGTGTCGTCTTCATTGGTGCGGTACACGACTTCTCCAGCCTAATAGCCTCAGTCCGCCACGGGGCGCGCTCGATTGCCGAGATCATGCGTGAGAATGTCAGCCGACGCGCGTGGTTTTCTATGATGGCATTCATTTGGATTGCGCTGATTTACGTCCTGGTTTCTTTCACGGATATCACGGCGAGCACATTCGTGGGGCCGGCGCAAGAGCTGCCGCTGGAAAATATGACTTTCAACGCCGGCGGGGCGGTCGCGCTGGCAAGCACACTCTATTTGTTGCTGGCCGTGGTGATGGGTTTGATTCGGAAACGCTGGAATCCCCCGCTGTGGACATTGACCGTGACCTTTGTCCCGGCAACGTTTGCCTTGGTCTGGCTGAGCACGAAACTTTCCACCCTGTTCGTGTTTGCGGCGGCCAATCCGGTGAAGGTGTGGGGCTTGTTGATCTTGACCTACTGCTTCGTTGCCGCGCTGGTGCCGGTGTGGTCGCTGCTGCAACCCCGTGGGTACCTCGGGGGCTTTGTGCTCTTTACGGCACTGGCAATTGGGGTGATCGGAGTGTTTATCGGTGGCTATAACGTCGCCCAGCCGCCGTTCAAAACTTGGAGCGCCTTGGCCACCGACGGCTCGTCTGTTCCGCTGTTCCCTTTTCTGTTTGTCACCATCGCCTGCGGCGCCTGTTCAGGCTTCCATGGGCTCGTTTGCTCCGGAACCACCTCTAAACAGATTGCTAGGGAACCGGACTGCCGAGTGGTGGGTTATGGTGCGATGCTACTGGAGGGTTTTGTCGCCCTGATTGCTCTTGCCACGATCATGATTGTGGCGCCGGAAAAAACCGCCGGCATCTCGCCTGGAACCATTTACGGCAATGGGATCGGTTCTTTTCTAACGGTTCTGATTGGTGAGCCACACCGCCTGTTTGCGACTACCTTTGGAGCCATGGCCTTTTCAACCTTCGTGTTTGATACCCTGGACGTGGCCACGCGCCTGGGGCGCTACATCCTACAAGAGCTGTTCGCCTGGAAAGGCAGGAGCGGCATGATTGCTGCCACGGCGGTCACCCTCCTTCCCGCTTACCTCTTTATCGCCACGGCTGAGAAGGGTGCTTACCTAAAGTTTTGGACCCTCTTTGGTACTTCCAATCAACTCCTCGCCGCGCTCACCCTGCTCGGAGTCACTCTGTGGTTCGTGCGCACCGGACGTCCCTACTGGTTCATCCTGGCCCCGATGTTGT
Protein-coding sequences here:
- a CDS encoding PilZ domain-containing protein, which encodes MDKWAERRKHHRVRPSQPFSGHIRPKQPVAIVDLSRSGALLETAARLSPGQSCRLVVALEDRQLDLAIEVVRSHVHRIQSLKDGESQIHYRAGVRFEQLAAEDVTAIIQFLARHAEAPATLATEVSPAAAPEGSPRFKKRSSPRVRTAGLHGEVHLASEGRVTSVSEGGIAIAVPSPIEERKAIALIVELPAGPLKATGTVRYCRPLLLRDPFKEEFEVGIAFDQLKREQLEALRKLLLNGGV
- a CDS encoding sensor domain-containing diguanylate cyclase, coding for MEKTSQAENPDASRLPPESIFRSERKWLIFAAAYCGLFLLVSVFARGHTRFLAWFGNLAQIVPVVLALEMSGLAAIRHRHAGRVFWTLWAVACYCYLLTCLFWAGSELLLHQPDVGYFPETDIPAFLHAIFLLGALFWRPERKESSANSPQRLFDFLLVFGAALYLYFYAVGVHYIARGNEAAYLRHYDLLQAGKNVLVVVFLVFRAFQTWRTPWKPIFALLAMGGVTYAIGNVIVNAAITGDVYATGSLYDLGLMAPFFCYAIAARHSRRSIQQLRLPLPRPFSMESGVVSTVVAFLLVAAIPTFDWLWRYSSPGPAAAEKFRMDLTHAIFVVVVVLIGGRQIVVQRVGAKLFRQIERVYRKLRSSQARLRDVVEYSDDWIYSRDMQGHFTMTNPAITSLLGFQPDEIIGRSVEEFLWPESCHEFSSFRKALLSARRLRGLISFRNKQGDQVVLECQESVIQVGGVAVGVRGVARDVTEVTRLRKQLEDSEKHYRELVENASDIIFSCSADGTLVSMNRAGCRFLGRPAGEIVGRQWSQLIRPGAAAGLTLAFKQLGNIKISNLIVELNNAAGQPRIFELVLSIEEEGTVPGLIRGVGRDVTESLQQKKELETQALTDTLTGCYNRRFFAERLEQELASCQRSGTPCCLLMVDMDDLKRINDTRGHPVGDEAIRAVAAVLTRTTRRSDTIARLGGDEFAILLGGCPPSTAVILAERILKAIARQRISSNDSLSVSIGIATYPDDGQTTQELQGAADQALYAAKGKGGNCFVVNQQSLRLA
- the recG gene encoding ATP-dependent DNA helicase RecG, with protein sequence MALEPGTEITYLPGVGPARAELFKDKGIHTVEDLLSCLPFRYEDRIHFQDIAAVAPGTVATVLAEVMTGGLVRFPRSGVQAYHLAVRDRTGTLHCKWFHGGYLQQTFRPGQPVVLHGKLEMDRYRPSQRLMIQPQFEILSQGRGGASPLAARDSTETGRIVPIYEAIGRISSRILRRIIFGALERIGEVEDLLPEELRHRHRFPGRRAALQAAHFPPSDADLKQLNAFATMAHRRLIFEEFFQYQVGLALRRRKVQASPGIAFRVREDSIREAVKRILPFKPTAAQKRVLGEMVADMERPHPMNRLLQGDVGSGKTIVALEAAVIAFENGYQVALMAPTEILAVQHFLYTRNLVRSSGYRVELLISGMPANQKKEAKTAVAGGGAHLVIGTHALIEEDVRFARLGLVIIDEQHRFGVLQRKKLMEKGGLPKAAPDVLVMTATPIPRTLALTLFGDLDISVIDEMPPGRMPIETKWLGEDRTHAVWEVVRGEVAAGRQAYIVYPVIEESKRELKAAVKQFEILSRQTFPDLRVALLHGQMASEEKETVMERFRQGEIQILVSTSVIEVGVDVPNASVMVIEHAENFGLAQLHQLRGRIGRGSQRSVCILVSPDRITDEARERLETMVRTTDGFAIAEVDLKLRGPGEFFGTRQSGLVSFRIANPIRDHDWLELARREAFDWVADPVAVAEVETLRQFLASRWKRRYALAEVL
- a CDS encoding carbon starvation CstA family protein, coding for MSIAPLALIVLAVLAAGYSLYGRFLARTVGLNANTPTPATTVNDGMDFVPTPRFYLLGQHFSAIAAAGPIAGPILACQQFGWLPSILWIGLGVVFIGAVHDFSSLIASVRHGARSIAEIMRENVSRRAWFSMMAFIWIALIYVLVSFTDITASTFVGPAQELPLENMTFNAGGAVALASTLYLLLAVVMGLIRKRWNPPLWTLTVTFVPATFALVWLSTKLSTLFVFAAANPVKVWGLLILTYCFVAALVPVWSLLQPRGYLGGFVLFTALAIGVIGVFIGGYNVAQPPFKTWSALATDGSSVPLFPFLFVTIACGACSGFHGLVCSGTTSKQIAREPDCRVVGYGAMLLEGFVALIALATIMIVAPEKTAGISPGTIYGNGIGSFLTVLIGEPHRLFATTFGAMAFSTFVFDTLDVATRLGRYILQELFAWKGRSGMIAATAVTLLPAYLFIATAEKGAYLKFWTLFGTSNQLLAALTLLGVTLWFVRTGRPYWFILAPMLFVLTITVWALVIQLTNFSRVALDQGLVAAGATAINALAALLLLIMTGVILWEVCRALRQRRWQPEFVK
- a CDS encoding PilZ domain-containing protein; protein product: MDAERRRFPRFPFVADVEILAVESKTKLQARLSDLSLDGCYLDTLHPPPLGTQLRLRVKAGEKSFECLGKVRFCAPGLGMGIEFARMPAQDWQKLAAVVESLASERLGFAAKGSSYEEMIDGTLALVEALTDVLEKKGVLSREEIGAALRARREKRPPI